The Schizosaccharomyces pombe strain 972h- genome assembly, chromosome: I genome contains a region encoding:
- a CDS encoding transcription factor translates to MMQQRSGSLSLLSNAVQAGQSSDPMQDDPAKTEPGTPKGYDGSKNSSPASVPSWIHEKTKAGKDRKRLPLACQSCRKKKVKCSGERPSCDQCLKHNIPCIYKSNSTKRSHSRHEEIHHQQQLHLNHQYQHQHKNVAANSIDNLSRQYSQPNHINTHDSVNSPPSYGIMASATNQPLSHPTIVPSSNSSSLLNSTNNISHNPQVSLMSASLSKNLVLDPASPKSVSPDLVYVSSDNPPVSTAASAYSSSLPISDVTRALPLAPASNSQHPSLSSQPVSVPSNTINIPTDSLSIVSNPSQTPAKFDSNRISQVPNSDYSIYSNFNNFPIANHAPSFPQSSVKKLDSSFSPTSLPTFTTNSASSGLSTSYTNNNDTTSDNNSLQAVPRLDPVPSLTLSSTPVAELPPLELRIHLAEVFFHCCHGQSYNLFHRPTFFESLNNNTVPLVVVYAVCAVSARFSSRMHDRFSPPYMAGEQYAREARRLALDNFDRPDLSLVAALLLLSLHDSGTCETGKSWMYGGMALRMAAALQLNCEQGSNPLDLDNIDSGPRISFLERELRRRTFWSCFLMDRYASSHEHLQFLDENDIGIQLPVHELLFTKQIAGVTQTLDGRILEGVPSIVIPADTTENMGVAAYTVKIIALWGRAVKYLKQDGKRRDPYPYWHRNSDFSHISEALYAWADGLPQRLKYSAVGLENHLSIQQGAQYAFLHLAYHHTLMWLFRSIGETENNQLSKISSSVSLAGNTVSFSPVSHTPINVTNGESQNNSNNDPSANGAARRLHKAAREICLRCANAISMIVDDCRKHNVILTSPFIASGVYTAFCVQAEAAFGSNVLAASTARHNLEIDLRLMLEMKNYWGSISALCDKMSEIWADWVQRTSSGIQEEDTIPNEMIDEERMLDLEKHFMYITESPIVPNQAAQKSYSPDLMSYFGFAKNSDLQQWNGLWPSDDLRNYQESTIDSLVAYATGNPGWNISFAG, encoded by the coding sequence ATGATGCAACAGCGTTCAGGGTCTTTGTCACTTCTTTCAAATGCTGTGCAAGCTGGGCAGTCTTCAGACCCCATGCAGGATGATCCTGCAAAGACTGAGCCTGGAACTCCAAAAGGTTATGATGGTTCAAAAAACTCATCTCCTGCTTCTGTTCCAAGTTGGATTCACGAAAAGACAAAGGCTGGAAAGGATCGAAAACGTTTACCTTTAGCCTGTCAATCTTGTCGAAAGAAGAAAGTTAAGTGTTCGGGAGAGCGTCCTTCGTGTGATCAATGCTTAAAACATAATATTCCTTGTATATACAAATCAAATTCAACAAAGCGTTCTCACTCACGCCATGAAGAGATTCATCATCAGCAACAGTTACATCTCAATCATCAGTATCAACACCAACACAAGAATGTCGCTGCAAATTCAATAGATAATCTTTCTCGGCAATATTCTCAACCAAATCACATTAATACGCACGATTCTGTTAACAGCCCTCCTTCTTATGGGATTATGGCTTCTGCTACAAACCAGCCTCTTTCCCATCCAACTATAGTaccttcttcaaattcttcgTCTCTTCTTAATTCTACAAACAATATTTCTCATAATCCTCAGGTTTCGCTGATGTCAGCATCTCTctccaaaaatttggtCCTAGATCCTGCTTCTCCAAAATCTGTCTCTCCCGATCTGGTTTATGTCTCCTCCGATAATCCCCCCGTTTCCACTGCTGCTTCTGCTTATTCTAGTTCGCTTCCTATTTCCGATGTTACTCGTGCTTTGCCTTTGGCGCCCGCCTCTAATTCGCAGCATCCTTCTCTTTCCTCTCAACCAGTTTCTGTTCCTTCTAATACTATTAATATACCGACAGACTCGCTTTCAATTGTTTCCAATCCTTCTCAAACTCCCGCAAAATTTGATTCAAATAGGATTTCTCAAGTGCCCAACTCTGATTACTCTATTTATtccaattttaataattttccAATTGCCAACCACGCTCCTTCGTTTCCCCAATCTTCTGTCAAGAAGCTTGATTCCTCATTTTCGCCTACATCCCTTCCTACATTTACAACTAATTCCGCTTCCTCAGGTCTCTCAACCTCTTATACAAACAATAATGATACAACAAGTGATAATAACTCATTACAAGCTGTTCCTCGTCTGGATCCTGTGCCGAGTCTGACTTTATCTTCCACGCCCGTAGCTGAGTTGCCTCCCTTGGAACTTCGAATTCACCTCGCAGAGGTATTCTTTCACTGTTGCCATGGTCAGTCTTATAATCTGTTTCATCGtccaactttttttgagtctttaaataataataccGTACCTCTTGTCGTTGTTTATGCAGTGTGTGCTGTATCCGCCCGTTTCTCATCGCGAATGCACGATAGATTCTCCCCTCCTTATATGGCCGGTGAACAATATGCTCGTGAAGCACGACGTTTAGCACTCGACAATTTTGATAGACCAGATTTATCTTTGGTAGCTGCTCTCTTACTGCTTTCCTTGCATGACTCTGGAACGTGTGAAACTGGCAAAAGTTGGATGTATGGTGGAATGGCACTTCGTATGGCTGCGGCTTTACAACTGAACTGCGAACAAGGAAGTAATCCTTTGGACCTTGATAACATTGATTCAGGACCCAGAATATCTTTTCTGGAGCGTGAACTTAGGCGTCGTACTTTCTGGTCGTGCTTCCTTATGGATAGATATGCTTCCTCCCATGAgcatttacaatttttggaTGAAAATGATATAGGAATTCAACTACCTGTTCATGAACTTCTATTTACTAAACAAATTGCTGGCGTTACGCAAACCCTTGATGGTCGAATTTTGGAAGGCGTCCCAAGTATTGTTATTCCCGCGGATACTACCGAAAATATGGGAGTTGCTGCCTACACTGTGAAGATTATTGCATTGTGGGGACGTGCTGTAAAATACCTTAAACAAGATGGTAAAAGACGCGATCCATACCCATATTGGCACAGAAATTCTGATTTTTCTCACATTAGTGAAGCCCTCTATGCCTGGGCTGACGGGTTACCCCAACGGCTTAAATATTCTGCTGTTGGATTGGAAAACCATTTATCTATACAACAAGGCGCCCAGTATGCATTTTTACATTTGGCATATCATCACACTTTAATGTGGTTATTCCGTTCTATTGGAGAAACCGAGAACAATCAACTTTCCAAAATATCTAGTTCCGTATCGTTAGCAGGAAACACAGTCTCTTTTTCTCCAGTGAGTCACACACCTATTAATGTCACTAATGGTGAATCTCAAAATAATAGCAATAACGATCCATCTGCAAATGGAGCTGCAAGAAGACTTCATAAGGCTGCTCGTGAGATTTGCCTTCGTTGCGCTAATGCTATTTCTATGATTGTTGACGATTGCAGGAAGCACAATGTTATTTTAACTTCTCCCTTTATCGCATCTGGAGTTTATACTGCCTTTTGCGTCCAAGCGGAAGCGGCATTTGGCTCTAATGTTTTAGCTGCCTCTACTGCTCGTCACAATTTAGAGATTGATTTGCGCTTGATGcttgaaatgaaaaattattggGGAAGTATCAGTGCCTTGTGTGATAAGATGTCCGAAATATGGGCTGACTGGGTGCAGAGAACATCATCTGGTATCCAGGAGGAAGACACAATTCCCAACGAAATGAttgatgaagaaagaaTGCTTGACTTggaaaaacattttatgTACATTACTGAATCACCAATAGTCCCCAACCAAGCAGCTCAAAAATCATATTCTCCGGATTTAATGTCATATTTTGGATTTGCTAAAAACAGTGACCTTCAGCAATGGAATGGTTTATGGCCATCTGATGATTTGCGCAATTATCAAGAGTCTACAATCGATAGCTTGGTTGCCTATGCTACAGGAAATCCCGGCTGGAATATTTCGTTTGCCggataa
- the aim18 gene encoding chalcone related protein: protein MFGTRFFAYQFCKNWLSKRPGLVFWSSVATINAMYQTRPLYCESVTKTIQQTYEGLVQKRINNEDELFLLGSGPRYVSFLSIHVYDIELYIQKKDVQTVHTILQKEVDPKLGLEMSMKDEEIGSRIVAALLKNEMKYAIKIVPTRNTNFSHLRGGFVRGLQSRMSQNDPAEQAAVSKFRSTFPVNRTCFKETALWMKLYGNDFCYIYKDSEIGHMHDENYMVSNLFLKGYLVGPRVNSEQARESVCLTLRRIMDGTLLF, encoded by the coding sequence ATGTTTGGTACTCGTTTTTTTGCTTATCAATTTTGCAAGAATTGGTTATCGAAACGACCAGGATTGGTCTTTTGGAGCTCAGTAGCAACAATAAATGCCATGTATCAAACTCGCCCTCTATACTGTGAGAGTGTCACCAAGACAATTCAACAAACATACGAAGGATTagttcaaaaaagaattaataaTGAGGATGAACTATTTTTGTTAGGTTCAGGACCGCGAtatgtttcttttctaaGTATTCATGTGTATGATATCGAATTGTATATTCAGAAGAAAGATGTTCAAACCGTTCACACTATATTGCAAAAGGAGGTAGATCCGAAATTAGGGCTAGAAATGAGTATGAAAGACGAAGAAATTGGAAGTCGGATCGTGGCAGCGCTATTGAAAAACGAAATGAAGTATGCCATTAAAATCGTTCCCACTAGAAATACCAATTTTAGCCACTTGAGAGGAGGGTTTGTACGTGGCCTTCAATCGAGAATGTCTCAAAACGATCCTGCGGAGCAAGCAGCAGTAAGCAAATTTCGTAGCACATTTCCAGTAAATCGAACTTGCTTCAAGGAAACCGCACTATGGATGAAATTGTATGGAAACGATTTttgttatatatataagGATTCGGAAATTGGCCATATGCATGATGAGAACTATATGGTCTCTAATCTCTTCCTAAAGGGTTATCTAGTTGGGCCCAGAGTAAACAGTGAGCAAGCTCGGGAATCTGTATGCTTGACATTGCGACGTATCATGGATGGAAcacttttattttga